GTTCGGCGCGAGAACCGCTCCCAGGGAGTTATGCAGGACAGCCATTTCAGCCGACAGTTCTGCGCCCTTGGTCACGATCAGCCCCGCCAGCACATCGTTATGCCCGCCCAGATACTTAGTCGCACTGTGAACCACGATATCTGCTCCAAGCTCCAGCGGGCGCTGGAAGAACGGGGTCAGCAGCGTATTATCTACAATCGTGAGCAGCCCGTGACGGCGGGCCCAGGTACATACGGCTTCGACATCCGTTATCATCATCAGCGGGTTGGTTGGCGTCTCAATGAATACGGCTTTTGTGCCCGGCTGGCGGGCCGCTTCCAGTCCATCCAGATCGTTCGTATCTACATAGGAGGCACTGATGCCATATTTGGAGAGAATCCGTTCCAGCAGCCGGTAAGTACCGCCGTACAGGTCGAGCGATACAATGAGATGGTCCCCTTGTCCAAACAAGGTGAACACTGTAGTCAGTGCCGCCATACCGGAGGCACAGGCGAAGCCGGCATCCCCGGATTCCAGGGCCGCTGCCGCTTCCTCTAGAACAGAGCGGGTAGGATTTTTGGTGCGAATGTAGTCAAAGCCTGTACTCTGCCCCAGTCGCGGATGACGGAAGGCCGTCGCATGATAAATCGGGTAATTAATGGCCCCGGTGGCGGGGTCCTCCATCGAACCAATCTGTGCCAGTCTGCTCTCAATTCTCAGTTTCTCATCCATCTCCATTGCCTCCTGATTAATTACTTCTATTAAGAATAAGTCAACCTCTTAGATAAATGCCCCGATATCGTAAGGAGTCTCCTGGTATACATAGTAATTGAGCCAATTAGCGAATAATAAGTTGGCATGGGCGCGCCAGACTGCCGGCGGAGTACCCGTCGGATCATCCTTGGGATAATAGTGCTTCGGCAGGGCAACCTCCATCCCCTTGGCGATATCCCGGTCGTACTCCCATTTCAGCGAGAAGGGATCATATTCCGAATGTCCGGTGACAAAAATCTGCTTCCCGTCATGCGTAGCCACCAGGTACACCCCGGCTTCCTCGGATTCTGCCAGAATCTGCAGCTCCGGGTTCTGCTCAATATCTTCACGGGAGACGTCAGTATGGCGGGAATGCGGAACATGGAACACTTCATCGAAGCCGCGCAGCAGCTTAACATTATTATGGCTAATCGTATGTGGAAACACTCCAAAGCATTTATCCGGCAGACTCACCTTGCGCACGCCAAAGTGATGATACAGCCCTGCCTGCGCCGCCCAACAGA
The sequence above is a segment of the Paenibacillus sp. FSL R7-0204 genome. Coding sequences within it:
- a CDS encoding aminotransferase class I/II-fold pyridoxal phosphate-dependent enzyme, encoding MDEKLRIESRLAQIGSMEDPATGAINYPIYHATAFRHPRLGQSTGFDYIRTKNPTRSVLEEAAAALESGDAGFACASGMAALTTVFTLFGQGDHLIVSLDLYGGTYRLLERILSKYGISASYVDTNDLDGLEAARQPGTKAVFIETPTNPLMMITDVEAVCTWARRHGLLTIVDNTLLTPFFQRPLELGADIVVHSATKYLGGHNDVLAGLIVTKGAELSAEMAVLHNSLGAVLAPNDSYQLMKGMKTLALRMERHESNALAIARYLQEHPAIAEVFHPGLPDHPGYAIQNRQSSGNTGIFSFKVKEASYVEPLLRHIKLIAFAESLGGVESLMTYPAIQTHADIPAEIRDAVGVDDRLLRFSVGIEHVDDLIADLGQALEAARSELE
- the metA gene encoding homoserine O-acetyltransferase MetA: MPIKIPDSLPAKEVLSGENIFVMDESQAFHQDIRPLRIAILNLMPTKETTETQLLRLIGNSPLQVDVVLLHPSSHTSKNTSAEHLKSFYKTFDEISHRRFDGLIVTGAPVEQLEFEDVNYWEELKVIFEWSKQNVTSTMHICWAAQAGLYHHFGVRKVSLPDKCFGVFPHTISHNNVKLLRGFDEVFHVPHSRHTDVSREDIEQNPELQILAESEEAGVYLVATHDGKQIFVTGHSEYDPFSLKWEYDRDIAKGMEVALPKHYYPKDDPTGTPPAVWRAHANLLFANWLNYYVYQETPYDIGAFI